In Helianthus annuus cultivar XRQ/B chromosome 3, HanXRQr2.0-SUNRISE, whole genome shotgun sequence, a single window of DNA contains:
- the LOC110931068 gene encoding protein CELLULOSE SYNTHASE INTERACTIVE 1, with the protein MVEDHNKENRVMVDLQSTEEWLAYANDLVPVALDKARQVKGFQGRWKIIISKLEQIPTRLSDLSSHPCFTKNTLCKEQLQAISKTLNESLELADKCSKDKQEGKLQMQSDLDALSGKIDLNLRDCGLLIKTGILGEVASSGVESTSQGSSNITELLARLQIGHLEAKHKALDNLVELMREDEKTVLPFLGRSSLSALVQLLTATSPTIREKAVTLICTLAESGSYNSLLVSEGVLPPLIRLLESGSSVGREKSAISLQRLSMSGEIARLIVGHGGVQPLIEVCCTGDSVSQASTTCTLKNLSVIPELHPTLAEEGVVRIMISLLDSEVLLASKEYAAECLQNLTLSNEDIKQSVITEGGIRSLLAYLDIGLPQEPAVRTVRNLVGSISAETLISVGLLPRLVHVLKTGSTGAQTAAIGTVCRICESVEMKKLVGESGCIPVLIKLLEVKAKEVREVAAQALGSLMTLGCNAREVKQDARSVPNLVQLLDPSAQNTAKKYAVGCLVVLSSSKKCRKVMISYGAIGYLKKLTEMDIIGSKKLLETLQRGKFRSLLG; encoded by the coding sequence ATGGTAGAAGATCATAATAAAGAGAACAGAGTCATGGTTGACCTTCAGTCAACCGAAGAGTGGTTGGCATATGCCAATGATCTTGTACCCGTGGCTCTAGATAAGGCTCGACAGGTTAAAGGGTTTCAGGGGAGGTGGAAAATAATCATATCAAAATTAGAGCAAATCCCGACCCGGTTATCAGATTTATCGAGCCATCCATGCTTCACAAAGAACACGTTATGCAAAGAACAACTTCAAGCTATATCAAAAACTTTAAACGAATCACTTGAATTGGCGGATAAGTGTTCTAAAGATAAACAAGAAGGAAAGCTTCAAATGCAGAGTGATCTGGATGCATTATCTGGTAAAATCGATTTGAATCTACGAGACTGCGGCCTTTTAATAAAAACCGGGATTTTGGGAGAGGTTGCATCGTCGGGAGTTGAAAGTACTAGTCAAGGAAGCAGCAACATCACGGAGCTTTTAGCTCGGCTGCAAATCGGGCATTTGGAAGCTAAACATAAAGCTCTTGATAATCTTGTTGAGTTGATGAGGGAAGATGAAAAGACTGTTTTGCCCTTCTTAGGGCGAAGCAGTTTATCGGCTTTGGTACAGCTCCTTACAGCTACATCTCCAACAATACGAGAGAAGGCCGTTACCCTAATTTGCACATTAGCAGAATCGGGTTCTTATAATAGTTTACTTGTTTCAGAAGGTGTTTTACCTCCTCTCATAAGGCTGCTCGAGTCCGGTAGCTCGGTTGGTCGAGAAAAATCTGCTATCTCCCTTCAAAGACTATCCATGTCAGGAGAGATAGCGCGTTTGATAGTGGGCCATGGTGGGGTGCAGCCGCTTATTGAAGTATGTTGCACGGGTGATTCTGTTTCCCAAGCGTCAACTACATGCACTTTGAAAAACTTATCAGTGATTCCGGAACTACACCCGACCCTAGCCGAAGAAGGGGTTGTGAGGATCATGATTAGCTTACTCGATTCTGAGGTACTGTTGGCATCTAAAGAATATGCGGCAGAATGCTTGCAGAATCTCACTTTGAGTAACGAAGATATCAAGCAGTCTGTTATCACCGAAGGTGGAATTCGCAGTCTGCTGGCTTACCTCGATATTGGTCTGCCTCAGGAACCTGCGGTCAGGACAGTACGAAACCTCGTGGGGTCCATTTCAGCCGAAACACTAATTTCAGTAGGGTTGCTTCCAAGGCTCGTGCACGTACTTAAAACGGGGTCAACCGGAGCCCAAACAGCGGCGATCGGGACCGTATGTCGGATTTGTGAGTCGGTAGAAATGAAAAAACTTGTGGGAGAATCAGGGTGTATCCCGGTACTAATTAAATTACTTGAAGTGAAAGCGAAGGAGGTTCGGGAGGTGGCGGCTCAGGCGTTGGGGAGCCTAATGACACTTGGGTGTAATGCTCGAGAAGTGAAGCAGGATGCAAGAAGTGTACCGAATTTGGTCCAGTTACTCGACCCGAGTGCGCAAAACACGGCAAAAAAGTATGCGGTTGGTTGCCTTGTGGTTCTGTCAAGTAGCAAGAAGTGTCGTAAGGTTATGATATCGTATGGTGCAATTGGGTATTTGAAAAAACTAACGGAAATGGATATAATTGGATCTAAAAAACTGTTGGAAACACTGCAGAGAGGTAAATTTAGAAGCTTGTTGGGGTAA